The Clostridioides sp. ES-S-0010-02 genome window below encodes:
- a CDS encoding EAL domain-containing protein: MNGKYRFTITMVIFLLILNTSFVLATSEKEKVRVGYWPSYGISVTKDGQLYGYTYDYMNEIAKINNWKLEYIPCGWSQGLEMLKEGKIDIFGALQKDEEREEYYDYTNLNFGYEYGALYVNSKNNTISYNNLKEIDGKVVGTVSDNHFKSVFDEYCKKNKISVKYKYIEGAEELQKELEKGTIDMILTGSIRDIPNTKVVLRFSSEPIYYATTKGNKKILDGLNYALNEIKREDIYYDGNLFNKHYKSTAIAKEVFTLEEKEYIKKHPVIKVVSGPDTSPLSFYDKNTNSYKGISIDILKSISNNSGLKFEYIKVDNFSKGLKMVENGEVDICANMFMSRSTELEHNIIFTDGYLETTMLGLAKNDIRMDEKTKVAMIKWTGIESFVKEYYPNQEVSFYPNASKCIEAVKKEESDVFIGSNYILNNIINTEESDGLMFMPIKNQVVDIGIGVSEKANPALLSILNKSINRVTEEEVAIAVTGSTKYLEHTVTLLDFIQHNIMAFILIILFIIFIVFGIFIVNYKVQMNKLKKIAYVDEVTGIRSLLKFKIDANKLFEKYGTYNFVIYYINIDKFKYINDMFGFEFGDNILKYIARKIGESIFKDEIYARLSDDRFIVMTKKSNIENLRKRANDFFEIVNSDKENTFKIDIILKCGAYLIDKDDVNIDVMIDRAKIACQTIETNYKSKVAFYDDKIRLSILREKEIENNMDNALLNKEFVVYLQPKINLITDEIVGSEALVRWIHPIKGTISPNDFIPLFEKNGFIEKLDLYVWDNVFSTMSKWIKNGIKPPPISINVSRIHLNNRNIVTSLKSLINKHNIPAHLIELELTESLFLSNISMLLDILNDLHDIGFIVSMDDFGSGYSSLSLLKKLPIDVLKIDREFLNETITSTRGEKVIKNIITLGKDLDMLIVAEGIETEGQLNLLKNAGCDIGQGFYFARPMDIESFEKLVFKRTDF; encoded by the coding sequence ATGAATGGAAAATATAGATTTACTATTACTATGGTTATTTTTTTACTTATATTAAATACATCATTTGTTTTAGCCACTTCTGAGAAAGAAAAAGTAAGGGTTGGATATTGGCCTAGTTATGGAATTTCTGTTACAAAAGATGGTCAGTTATATGGATATACATATGATTATATGAATGAAATCGCTAAAATAAATAATTGGAAATTAGAATATATACCTTGTGGATGGAGTCAAGGTCTAGAAATGCTTAAAGAGGGAAAAATTGATATATTTGGAGCATTGCAAAAGGATGAAGAACGTGAAGAATACTATGATTATACAAATTTAAATTTTGGATATGAATATGGAGCATTGTATGTGAACTCCAAAAACAATACAATATCTTATAATAATCTAAAAGAGATTGATGGAAAAGTAGTAGGTACAGTTTCAGATAATCATTTTAAAAGTGTATTTGATGAATACTGTAAAAAAAATAAAATATCTGTAAAATATAAGTACATAGAAGGTGCAGAAGAACTTCAAAAGGAACTTGAAAAAGGAACCATTGATATGATACTTACAGGAAGCATTAGAGATATACCAAATACAAAGGTAGTATTACGTTTTTCATCAGAGCCTATCTATTATGCAACAACTAAGGGAAACAAAAAAATACTAGATGGTTTGAATTATGCATTAAATGAGATTAAGCGAGAAGATATATATTATGATGGTAATTTATTTAATAAACATTATAAGAGTACTGCAATAGCTAAAGAAGTATTTACTTTGGAGGAAAAAGAATATATAAAGAAACATCCTGTAATAAAAGTTGTATCAGGTCCTGATACGTCACCACTATCTTTTTATGATAAAAATACAAATTCCTACAAAGGTATATCAATAGATATATTAAAATCAATTTCAAATAACTCAGGTTTAAAGTTTGAGTATATAAAGGTAGATAATTTTTCAAAGGGTTTAAAAATGGTTGAAAATGGTGAGGTAGATATTTGTGCAAATATGTTTATGTCACGGAGTACTGAGTTAGAGCATAATATTATATTTACTGATGGCTACCTTGAAACTACCATGTTAGGTTTGGCAAAAAATGATATTAGAATGGATGAAAAAACTAAGGTAGCAATGATTAAATGGACAGGGATAGAATCATTCGTAAAAGAATATTATCCAAATCAAGAAGTAAGTTTTTATCCAAATGCTAGTAAATGTATTGAAGCTGTCAAGAAAGAAGAAAGTGATGTATTTATAGGAAGCAACTATATCCTAAATAATATAATTAATACTGAAGAATCTGATGGGCTTATGTTTATGCCAATAAAAAATCAAGTCGTGGATATTGGAATAGGGGTTTCTGAAAAAGCAAATCCTGCATTATTGTCAATACTCAATAAATCCATCAATAGAGTTACAGAAGAAGAGGTTGCAATTGCAGTTACAGGCAGTACGAAGTACTTAGAGCATACAGTTACTCTATTAGATTTTATACAGCATAATATTATGGCATTTATTTTGATAATATTATTTATTATATTTATAGTTTTTGGAATATTTATTGTAAATTATAAGGTACAAATGAATAAATTAAAAAAGATAGCATATGTTGATGAAGTAACAGGTATAAGAAGTCTATTGAAATTTAAAATTGATGCTAATAAGCTTTTTGAAAAATATGGAACGTATAACTTTGTTATATATTATATTAACATAGATAAATTTAAATATATAAATGATATGTTTGGTTTTGAATTTGGAGACAATATTTTAAAATATATAGCAAGAAAAATAGGTGAAAGTATTTTTAAGGATGAAATATATGCAAGATTATCAGACGATAGATTTATTGTAATGACTAAAAAAAGTAATATAGAAAATTTAAGAAAAAGAGCAAATGATTTTTTTGAGATTGTGAATAGTGATAAAGAAAATACATTTAAAATAGATATAATACTTAAATGTGGAGCGTATTTAATTGATAAAGATGATGTAAATATTGATGTAATGATTGATAGAGCTAAGATAGCTTGTCAAACAATAGAAACCAATTATAAGAGTAAAGTTGCTTTTTATGATGATAAAATAAGGCTTTCTATACTTCGTGAAAAAGAAATTGAAAATAATATGGATAATGCACTTTTAAATAAAGAGTTTGTAGTTTATTTGCAACCTAAAATTAACCTTATAACAGATGAGATTGTAGGTTCAGAGGCTCTTGTTCGTTGGATTCATCCAATTAAGGGAACTATATCGCCTAATGATTTTATTCCACTATTTGAGAAAAATGGATTTATAGAAAAACTTGATTTGTATGTTTGGGATAATGTCTTTAGTACAATGTCAAAATGGATAAAAAATGGAATAAAGCCACCACCAATTTCTATAAATGTATCAAGAATTCATTTAAATAATAGAAATATAGTAACTAGTTTAAAATCTTTAATAAATAAGCATAATATACCAGCGCATCTAATAGAACTTGAGTTAACAGAAAGTTTATTTTTGTCAAATATAAGCATGCTTTTAGATATTTTAAATGATTTGCATGATATTGGATTTATTGTATCTATGGATGATTTTGGAAGTGGATATTCTTCACTTAGTCTTTTAAAAAAATTACCAATTGATGTATTGAAGATTGATAGAGAATTTTTAAATGAGACAATTACATCTACACGTGGAGAAAAAGTTATAAAGAATATAATTACATTAGGTAAGGATTTAGATATGCTAATTGTAGCTGAAGGAATAGAAACTGAAGGTCAATTAAATTTATTAAAAAATGCAGGCTGTGATATTGGACAAGGATTTTACTTTGCAAGACCTATGGATATAGAATCATTTGAAAAGCTTGTATTTAAAAGAACAGATTTTTAA
- the asrA gene encoding anaerobic sulfite reductase subunit AsrA, with product MKLKLDSSKFNEGLNFLKKDYKIFAPVIMPFKGTFSDTDMIRYKEVNTFEEMEFAQKSNFSPKEVVLPINQVLFYFTEKEFKESDLDNKKILIFLRACDINGIKRLDEIYLNNGEEKDYFYKHIREKIKFALVGCKESFRNCFCVSMDSNKTDNYSLGLNIEGETLYLDIKDNEFEVFNGEPSEFDVSHVTENLISIDIPENIDSNEIIGNPIWDEYDTRCIGCGRCNFVCPTCSCFTMQDIFYKENENVGERRRVWASCQVDGYTDIAGGNSFRKKQGERMRFKTMHKINDFKKRFGYNMCVGCGRCDDACPQYISFSKCIEKINDLVTSKEEI from the coding sequence ATGAAATTAAAATTAGATTCATCCAAATTCAATGAAGGTCTGAATTTCCTAAAAAAAGACTACAAAATATTTGCACCAGTCATAATGCCATTTAAAGGTACTTTTTCAGATACGGACATGATAAGATACAAGGAAGTAAATACTTTTGAAGAAATGGAATTTGCTCAAAAATCAAACTTTTCACCAAAAGAAGTAGTGCTTCCTATTAATCAAGTCTTATTTTACTTTACTGAAAAAGAATTTAAGGAAAGCGATTTAGACAATAAAAAGATTTTAATTTTTCTAAGAGCTTGTGACATAAATGGAATAAAGAGACTCGATGAAATATATTTAAATAATGGAGAAGAAAAAGATTATTTTTATAAACATATTAGAGAAAAAATAAAATTTGCACTTGTAGGATGTAAAGAGAGTTTTAGAAATTGTTTTTGTGTAAGTATGGATTCTAATAAAACTGATAACTATTCACTTGGATTGAATATAGAAGGAGAAACATTGTACTTAGACATAAAAGACAATGAATTTGAAGTATTTAATGGAGAGCCATCAGAATTTGATGTTAGTCATGTAACAGAAAATTTAATTTCTATAGATATACCAGAAAATATTGATTCTAATGAGATAATAGGAAATCCAATATGGGATGAATATGACACAAGATGTATTGGATGTGGAAGATGTAATTTTGTATGTCCAACATGCTCATGCTTTACAATGCAGGATATTTTTTATAAGGAAAATGAAAATGTAGGTGAAAGAAGAAGAGTTTGGGCTTCATGTCAAGTAGATGGATATACAGACATAGCAGGTGGAAATTCTTTCAGAAAAAAACAAGGAGAAAGAATGAGATTTAAAACTATGCATAAAATAAATGATTTCAAAAAAAGATTTGGATATAACATGTGTGTTGGATGTGGAAGATGTGATGATGCATGTCCACAATATATATCATTTTCAAAATGTATAGAAAAAATAAATGATTTAGTAACTAGTAAGGAGGAGATATAA
- the asrB gene encoding anaerobic sulfite reductase subunit AsrB, translating into MNSYIPVSAKILDIVKHTDKEWTFKVNCDTKGVLPGKFYEISIPKYGESPISVSGYGEDYIDFTIRNVGKVTSELFNYKEGDSFFIRGPYGNGFDVSLYEGREIVVVAGGSALAPVRGIVEYFYNNKDKCEKFKLIVGFKSPKDVLFAEDLKRWSEKLDILVTVDGADEGYSGNVGLVTKYIPDLDIKDINNTSAIVVGPPMMMKFTVGEFLKRDLDEKNIWVSYERKMCCGIGKCGHCKMDDTYICLDGPVFDYSYAKNLID; encoded by the coding sequence ATGAACTCATATATACCAGTAAGTGCAAAAATACTAGACATAGTTAAACATACTGATAAAGAATGGACATTCAAAGTGAATTGTGATACAAAAGGGGTTCTGCCTGGAAAATTCTATGAAATATCTATACCTAAATATGGTGAAAGTCCAATATCAGTATCAGGATATGGAGAAGATTATATTGATTTTACAATAAGAAATGTAGGTAAAGTTACTAGTGAATTATTCAATTACAAAGAAGGAGATTCGTTTTTTATAAGAGGACCTTATGGAAATGGATTTGATGTATCTTTATATGAAGGAAGAGAAATCGTAGTAGTAGCAGGAGGAAGTGCATTAGCTCCTGTAAGAGGAATAGTTGAATATTTTTATAATAATAAAGATAAGTGTGAAAAGTTTAAATTAATAGTTGGATTTAAATCACCAAAAGATGTTCTATTTGCAGAGGACTTAAAAAGATGGAGTGAAAAATTGGATATTTTAGTTACTGTGGATGGAGCTGATGAGGGTTATAGTGGAAATGTAGGATTAGTAACAAAATATATTCCAGATTTAGATATAAAAGATATAAATAATACTTCTGCAATTGTAGTTGGACCTCCAATGATGATGAAATTTACAGTAGGAGAGTTTTTAAAAAGAGATTTAGACGAAAAAAATATTTGGGTTTCTTATGAAAGAAAAATGTGTTGTGGAATAGGAAAATGTGGACACTGTAAGATGGATGATACTTATATATGTTTAGATGGACCAGTATTTGATTATTCATATGCTAAAAATCTTATTGATTAG
- the asrC gene encoding sulfite reductase subunit C: MIRDLNTKKVMKNAYRITKTKYKTSLRVRVPGGLIDPESLITVSRIANEYGNGQIHITTRQGFEILGIDMEDMEEINNIIQPVIEKMNINQSEKNAGYPAAGTRNIAACIGNKVCPKAQYNTTEFAKKIEKAIFPNDLHFKVALTGCPNDCIKARMNDFGIIGMTLPLYEKDRCVNCGACVKKCSKLSVGALKTENNKVVRDGDKCIGCGECVLNCPTNAWTRDEKKYYRLAIMGRTGKKNPRLAEDFLLWADEDNIIKIILNTYKYVEQYIDKDAPGGKEHIGYIIDRTGFMEFKKWALEGVQFEEITKVHENIYWSGVKYL, encoded by the coding sequence GTGATAAGAGATTTAAATACTAAAAAAGTAATGAAAAATGCTTATAGAATTACAAAAACAAAATATAAAACTTCTTTAAGAGTTAGAGTGCCAGGAGGTCTTATTGACCCTGAAAGTTTAATCACAGTTTCTAGGATTGCAAATGAATATGGTAATGGTCAGATACACATAACTACAAGACAGGGATTTGAAATCTTAGGAATAGATATGGAAGATATGGAAGAAATAAATAATATCATACAACCTGTTATTGAAAAGATGAATATAAATCAAAGTGAGAAAAATGCAGGTTATCCAGCAGCAGGTACGAGAAACATAGCTGCATGTATAGGTAATAAAGTCTGTCCAAAAGCGCAGTATAATACAACTGAATTTGCAAAAAAAATAGAAAAAGCAATTTTTCCAAATGACTTACATTTTAAAGTGGCATTGACTGGATGTCCGAATGACTGTATAAAAGCTAGAATGAATGACTTTGGAATTATAGGAATGACCTTACCACTATATGAAAAAGATAGATGTGTGAATTGTGGAGCGTGTGTAAAAAAATGCTCAAAACTATCTGTTGGAGCATTAAAAACAGAAAATAATAAAGTAGTAAGAGATGGAGATAAATGCATAGGTTGTGGAGAATGTGTACTAAATTGCCCAACAAATGCATGGACTAGAGATGAAAAAAAATACTATAGATTAGCTATAATGGGTAGAACAGGTAAGAAAAATCCAAGACTAGCAGAAGATTTTCTTTTATGGGCAGATGAAGACAACATAATAAAAATAATACTTAATACTTACAAATATGTAGAGCAATATATAGATAAAGATGCACCAGGAGGGAAAGAGCATATAGGATATATAATTGACAGGACTGGATTCATGGAATTTAAAAAATGGGCACTTGAAGGTGTACAATTTGAAGAAATAACTAAAGTACATGAAAATATATACTGGAGTGGTGTTAAATATCTATAA
- a CDS encoding formate/nitrite transporter family protein — MHKETLDKLTNAAINKINLLNTSKIKYLVSSAFAGLYVGIGILLIFTIGGILTDAGSPMTKIMMGLSFAVALSLVVMTGTELFTGNNMVMSVGMLNKGVSIKDTSKIWIYSWVGNLIGALILGIMFVGTGLVDKGPVAEFFANTAAAKASMPFMSLFFRGVLCNILVCVSVLCSFRTNNDSAKIIMIFLCLFAFITTGFEHSVANMTIYSVSLFSPTIQTVSIGGAIYNLVAVTLGNIVGGALFMGLGTYILGKEKIKQVC; from the coding sequence ATGCATAAAGAAACTTTGGATAAATTAACTAACGCAGCTATAAATAAAATAAATTTATTAAATACAAGTAAGATAAAATATTTAGTGTCTTCTGCTTTTGCAGGACTTTATGTAGGTATCGGTATACTTTTGATATTTACTATTGGAGGGATTTTGACAGATGCAGGTTCTCCTATGACAAAGATAATGATGGGGTTATCGTTTGCAGTAGCACTTAGTTTAGTTGTAATGACAGGAACAGAGCTGTTTACTGGAAATAATATGGTAATGTCTGTAGGTATGCTAAATAAAGGGGTAAGTATAAAAGATACTTCTAAAATATGGATATACAGTTGGGTAGGAAATTTAATAGGAGCTTTAATTTTAGGTATAATGTTTGTAGGAACTGGTTTAGTAGATAAAGGTCCTGTAGCAGAATTTTTTGCAAACACAGCAGCAGCCAAGGCATCTATGCCATTTATGTCTCTTTTCTTTAGAGGAGTTTTGTGTAATATCTTAGTTTGTGTCTCAGTTTTATGTTCATTTAGAACTAACAATGATAGTGCAAAAATAATTATGATATTCCTATGTTTATTTGCTTTCATAACAACAGGGTTTGAACATAGTGTAGCGAATATGACAATCTATAGTGTTTCATTATTTTCTCCAACAATTCAAACAGTTAGTATTGGAGGAGCTATTTATAATTTAGTAGCAGTAACACTTGGAAACATTGTTGGAGGAGCTTTATTTATGGGACTTGGTACTTACATACTAGGTAAAGAAAAAATTAAACAAGTTTGCTAG
- a CDS encoding FUSC family protein, which translates to MTKKLIISKTKLFIFIIAFISAFIALFGSKNTLIGVAIVTAMLMLLERDLTISPIKNLLKYLIINVTLGVLSFFAVQNMYLGILLNFIALFIIGYLFSYDLKRAVYVPFGLMYIFMISIPVGLSEFPIRLSALASGSLVIMIAQFVMNRNRMKKIGDKELISICDELLEKINLLKNIINSDNSVNKSNMRKIDSCNYTINSISKGLKMVIFDNRKDDFFISIKGMDIINILFSLERISLILDRYKIDTKEFEDEDIKNMLKESSTNSKEDVLVVVSKEVNYIKMCLENKDKITDKEILGFRDYVVAQDTKNINLKEIYSVLENLYEFLLEYKKVKSKEEKRVERKIKIPHEFKRISIYKQHFNLKSIRFSYAIKIALAAAISGFIMDYFHLKDGRWIMLTVFSLTQPYAENCLQKSRKRIEGTLVGAVIFIVSFSIIKDNTLRSLIVLLAGYINSYVVDYRKLIVCVTVSALGSAAVMGDPNVLTMSRISYVVLGAIIALIINKFVLPYDAKMGYQHVIDVYKGIVKNIINEVNKSIENSTNVHYIKNLLLVPSLIEDRLMLINTIYKDEHQDDFLENQQLLISNMYNLYINVKKNNIRDEDIERILRDTSYISNYDADKYDEGRSVILDSIESTVSLGDKIICLNLLQTLNGVKEMYRISNISKMLVQEVA; encoded by the coding sequence ATGACAAAAAAATTAATAATATCAAAAACTAAATTGTTTATTTTTATAATAGCATTTATATCTGCATTTATAGCTTTATTTGGAAGTAAAAATACACTTATAGGTGTGGCTATAGTAACAGCTATGCTAATGCTTTTGGAAAGGGATTTAACTATTTCTCCAATTAAAAATTTACTGAAATACTTGATAATAAACGTAACATTAGGAGTATTATCGTTTTTTGCAGTACAAAATATGTATTTAGGAATTTTATTAAATTTTATAGCATTATTTATAATAGGATATTTATTTAGTTATGACTTGAAAAGGGCTGTATATGTACCTTTTGGTCTTATGTATATATTTATGATAAGTATACCTGTAGGATTAAGCGAATTTCCTATAAGATTATCGGCTTTAGCTAGTGGTTCACTTGTCATAATGATTGCTCAATTTGTTATGAATAGAAATAGAATGAAAAAAATTGGTGACAAAGAATTAATATCTATATGTGATGAGTTGTTGGAAAAAATAAATCTTTTAAAAAATATTATTAACAGTGATAATTCTGTAAATAAGTCTAATATGAGAAAAATAGATAGTTGTAATTACACAATAAATTCTATATCAAAAGGTCTTAAAATGGTTATATTTGATAATAGAAAAGATGATTTTTTTATTAGTATTAAAGGAATGGATATAATAAATATCTTATTTTCATTAGAAAGAATAAGTTTAATCTTAGATAGATATAAAATAGATACTAAGGAATTTGAGGATGAAGACATAAAAAATATGCTAAAAGAAAGTAGTACAAATAGTAAAGAAGATGTTTTAGTTGTAGTATCTAAAGAAGTAAATTATATCAAGATGTGCTTAGAAAATAAAGATAAGATAACTGATAAAGAAATACTTGGGTTTAGAGACTATGTTGTCGCTCAAGATACTAAAAATATAAATTTGAAAGAAATTTATAGTGTTTTAGAAAATCTATATGAATTTTTATTAGAGTACAAAAAGGTAAAATCAAAAGAGGAAAAAAGAGTTGAAAGAAAAATAAAGATACCACATGAATTTAAAAGAATATCAATATATAAACAACATTTTAATTTAAAATCTATAAGATTTTCTTATGCAATAAAAATCGCTTTGGCTGCAGCAATCTCAGGTTTTATTATGGACTATTTTCACTTAAAAGATGGAAGATGGATAATGTTAACTGTGTTTTCATTAACACAACCTTATGCAGAGAACTGTTTGCAGAAATCCAGAAAAAGAATAGAAGGTACACTAGTAGGAGCGGTAATATTTATTGTTTCATTTTCAATAATAAAAGATAATACATTAAGGTCATTAATAGTACTTTTAGCAGGATACATAAACTCATATGTAGTTGATTATAGAAAACTGATAGTGTGTGTAACTGTTTCAGCCCTTGGTTCCGCAGCAGTTATGGGAGACCCTAATGTTTTAACTATGAGTAGAATTTCATATGTAGTATTAGGTGCAATTATTGCATTAATAATAAATAAATTTGTTTTACCATATGATGCAAAAATGGGGTATCAGCATGTTATAGATGTGTATAAAGGTATAGTTAAAAATATAATTAATGAAGTTAATAAATCTATTGAAAATTCAACCAATGTTCATTATATAAAGAATCTATTATTAGTGCCATCACTTATTGAAGATAGACTTATGCTGATAAATACTATATACAAAGATGAACATCAAGATGATTTCTTAGAAAATCAACAATTACTAATAAGTAATATGTACAATTTATATATAAATGTCAAAAAGAATAATATTAGAGATGAAGATATAGAAAGAATATTGAGAGATACTAGTTATATTTCAAATTATGATGCTGATAAATATGATGAAGGAAGAAGTGTAATTTTAGATAGTATTGAAAGTACAGTAAGTTTAGGCGATAAAATAATTTGTCTAAATTTACTTCAAACCTTAAATGGTGTAAAAGAAATGTATAGAATAAGTAATATCAGTAAAATGTTAGTGCAAGAAGTTGCATAG
- a CDS encoding alpha/beta hydrolase produces MSKDVKVKRNKKYDTFSITMELERPLLYDEVENEDDKNDNRKFNIKKKIFMGIGILFVLILLSFFIWINKTYEPQKLAKEALVSNSKVEVTINENISFTPKGRKVSKGLIFYPGAKVEIESYAPLARKIAESGYEVVIAKMPLNLAILGTNKAQKIMDSYNNIEHWVIGGHSLGGVVASNFARDNKLIDGVVFLSSYPMGNELKQLGKKVISIWGSKDGVVNFKNLIEAKEKLPDDTTYVEIEGGNHAQFGDYGKQKGDNDAIISQEKQLKITANSIIKFLNNIS; encoded by the coding sequence ATGAGTAAAGATGTAAAGGTAAAGCGCAATAAGAAATATGATACATTTAGTATAACTATGGAACTTGAAAGACCTTTACTTTATGATGAGGTTGAAAACGAAGATGATAAAAATGATAATAGAAAATTTAATATAAAAAAGAAAATATTCATGGGAATAGGTATACTGTTTGTATTGATTCTGCTTAGTTTTTTCATATGGATAAACAAAACATATGAACCTCAAAAACTAGCAAAAGAAGCATTAGTTAGCAATAGTAAAGTTGAGGTAACCATAAATGAAAATATTTCATTTACACCGAAGGGTAGAAAAGTTTCTAAAGGTCTAATTTTTTATCCAGGAGCTAAAGTAGAAATTGAATCATATGCACCACTTGCAAGAAAAATAGCAGAAAGTGGATATGAAGTGGTAATTGCAAAAATGCCACTTAATCTAGCTATACTTGGAACTAATAAAGCACAGAAAATTATGGATTCTTACAATAATATAGAACATTGGGTAATAGGAGGTCACTCATTGGGTGGAGTTGTTGCATCTAATTTTGCACGTGACAATAAATTAATTGATGGAGTTGTGTTTTTATCTTCTTATCCAATGGGCAATGAACTAAAACAGCTAGGTAAAAAGGTTATATCTATATGGGGAAGTAAAGATGGAGTAGTTAATTTTAAAAATCTTATAGAAGCAAAAGAAAAACTTCCTGATGATACAACTTATGTTGAAATTGAAGGGGGAAATCATGCACAATTTGGAGATTATGGAAAACAAAAGGGAGACAATGATGCTATTATAAGTCAAGAAAAACAGCTTAAGATTACTGCAAATAGTATTATTAAATTTTTAAATAATATATCTTAA
- a CDS encoding radical SAM protein has product MEYDMPLYRPPSEAYSLIIQVTLGCSHNKCTFCSMYKSKKFKIKPLEVIKNEIDIFRRHYKNVDRIFLADGDALIIPMEKLRDIILYIKEVFPECERITLYGSPKSIEKKTDDELKELKKLGVKMIYLGLESGNDEVLEDIKKGFNSEQLIKVGRKVKQNGIKLSATVIAGLGGTKKTNQHGVDTGKMLGAISPDYVGVLSLMVEPNTELYDLLQSGEFTVLEDKAVLQEIKEMIKNIDTNEKVVFRSNHASNYVNLKGILPEDKQRLIDEIDYYLSNLKLKREEYRRL; this is encoded by the coding sequence ATGGAATATGATATGCCACTTTATAGACCGCCAAGTGAGGCTTATAGTCTTATAATACAAGTTACACTAGGATGTTCTCATAATAAATGTACATTTTGTAGTATGTACAAATCAAAGAAATTTAAAATAAAACCATTAGAAGTAATAAAAAATGAAATTGATATATTTAGAAGACATTATAAAAATGTAGACAGAATATTTTTAGCAGATGGAGACGCATTGATAATACCAATGGAAAAACTAAGAGATATAATATTGTATATAAAAGAAGTTTTTCCAGAGTGTGAAAGAATTACTCTATATGGCTCTCCTAAGTCTATAGAGAAAAAAACTGATGATGAACTTAAAGAGTTAAAAAAACTTGGTGTTAAGATGATTTATCTAGGGCTTGAGAGTGGAAATGATGAGGTATTAGAAGATATTAAAAAGGGATTTAATAGTGAACAACTTATAAAAGTTGGTAGAAAAGTTAAGCAAAATGGTATTAAATTATCAGCTACTGTAATAGCAGGTCTTGGAGGAACTAAAAAAACGAATCAACATGGAGTTGATACAGGAAAAATGCTAGGAGCAATTTCACCAGATTATGTAGGTGTATTGAGTTTAATGGTAGAACCTAATACTGAACTTTACGATTTACTTCAATCAGGTGAATTTACAGTATTGGAAGATAAAGCTGTGCTACAAGAAATTAAAGAAATGATAAAAAATATAGATACCAATGAAAAAGTCGTATTTAGAAGTAATCATGCCTCAAATTATGTTAACTTAAAAGGAATATTACCTGAGGATAAACAACGTCTAATTGATGAGATAGATTATTATCTAAGTAACTTAAAATTAAAAAGAGAAGAGTATAGAAGACTGTAA